The region AAAGAATCTTTGGATTTATATCTAGCAATTACCAACATGGATTTTTCCTTGAGAGAAGCAGAACCTTCAGCTCTTACGCCTGAGTCCACTATTGTCCAAAGAGCTTCTCGTGAAAAATGGGAACACTCGAACAGGGTGTGCCTAATGGTGATGAGATATACCATGGAGAAGTCTATTCGACAGAGCATTCCGGATAATGACAATGCTAAGGATTTTATGAGATCAGTTGGTGAGAAGTTTAAGACTTTTGATAAAGCTCAAAAGGGTCAATATTTGTCACTTCTTGAGAAGACCAAATATGATGGTGTCAGTGGTGTTCGTGAGCATATGATGAAGCTTGTGCACTATTATAACAAACTCAAATCTCTAAAGGTAGATCTTGGTGATAGTTACTTGGTTTGACAGGTTATGGAATCTCTTCCTTCTCAGTTTGATGTGTTGAAGACTTCTTACAACACTCAAAAGGAGGAATGGACAATTGATGAAATGATAGCTATTATTTCTCAAGAGGAAGCATCGATTAAAAAGACCAAGTCTCATAGTGTGCAGTTTACAGCTACTAATTCAAGCACTAAACCTGTGAAAAAGGGCTTCAAAGGTAAATCTCGTCCTGAAAAAGGGAACACAGGGAAAGCACCAGCGGTTTTGGAGCCTAAGAAGAAGTACTTCAAGGGGAATTGTGCCTATTGTAAGAAATTTGGACACAAGATAGCTGATTGTTATATTCTTAAGAAGAAGAATGCTGATAAGGAAGGTATACTCCTATATGCTCTAGCTTGTTTTGAATCTAATGTTATTGATGTTCCTCCCAATTCTTGGTGGTTAGACTCGGGTGCTACTATTCATGTTGTGAATTATTTACAGGGGTTCACAAGTCTGAGAAAACCAAGTGATGTCGAGTCCAAGATTATCATGGGAGATGGAGCTAGAGCACTAGTTGAAGACATAGGagtagtttctttaaatttacctTCTGGAcatgttttgttattaaaagaCGTTGTTTATGTACCTTCTATGAGAAGAAATTTGATTTCAGTTTCAATTTTGGACAAATGTGGCTACACTTTTGAATTTGGCAATGGTAAACttgttgtttatttcaattcaattattgtTGGCTCAGGAGTTTTATATGATGGACTTTACATGCTGAATCTGAATGATATGTCTGTTAATTCTGTTATTGGACATAAGCGTAGTAGAGTtgatgaaaattcctctatgTTGTGGCATAGACGTCTTGGACATATTTCTAGACCTCGGATTGAGAGGTTGATTAAAGAGGGTATTTTGCATGATTTggatttttctgattttgataCTTGTGTTGATTGTGTTAAGGGCAAGTTTACCGCAAAAGTAAGAAATACAGGAGCAAACAGAAGTGATAATGTGTTGGAGCTTATTCATACTGATATATGTGGACCTATCACACCCACTTCCATGGGCGGATATAGGTATTTTATTACGTTTATAGACGATTATTCCCGTTTTGGCTGGATAGATCTCCTACAGGAAAAATCAAGTTCCTTGGATGCTTTTAAGTCTTTTAAAGCTGCTATTGAGTTGAAAACaggaaagaagataaaatgtgtAAGGTCTGACAGAGGTGGAGAGTATTATGGCAGATATGATGAGACTGGAAGAAATCCTGGACCTTTCGCTAGATTTCTTGATGAATGTGGTATTGAAGCTCAGTATACTATGCCTGGTACTCCTCAGCAAAATGGAGTTGCAGAAAGGAGGAATCGCACTCTTTTAGAGATGGTGAGATGTATGTTGAGTCATTCCTCCTTACCGGATTTCCTTTGGGGAGATGCTTTAAGGACTGTTGTGTATATTCTTAATCAAGTACCTAGCAAGTCTGTTTCAAAGACTCCTTATGAACTCATGTCTGGGAAGAAGCCAAGTTTGAGACATTTCCATGTGTGGGGCTGTAAGGCGGAGGTGAGGCCTTATAATCCTCAGTTAAAAAAACTTGATCTCAAGACTGTCAGTGGGTTCTTTATTGGTTATTGTGTGGGTTCTCGTGGTAGCAGGTTTTACTGTCCTTCTCACTCTATGCAGGTTATTGAGTCTGACCGTGCGGTATTCTTTGAGGATAATTTGGACAGTGGGAGCAATACACCACGACCAGTCACTTTTAGAGAAGACCGTGTTGTTATTCCCGTGCCATCCATTTATCTTCCTGCAGATAATGTCATTCCAGTTGTCcgtgatgaaaatgaatttgttccAGATCGTGTGGATGCCACAACACCTGTAGTAGATGAACAAATtcatgatgatgttgttgaagaAATTTCTTTGAGGAGATCTCAAAGAGTACGCAGGTCTTCTATATCTGATGATTATCTAGTGTATCTTCAAGAGCATGAATATGATCTAAATAATGTTGATGATCCTACTACTTTTGAAGAGGCTATCTCTAGTTCTCATGGTGATGATTGGTTAAATGCTATGCATGATGAGTTAGCTTCTATGGCCCATAATGATGTTTGGGATCTTGTGGATTTGCCACTGGGTTGTAAAccagttgggtgtaaatgggtcttcaAGACTAAGCGTAGTCCAGATGGAAAAGTTGAAAGGTAtaaagccagacttgtagcaaaagGCTATAGTCAGAGGGATGGCATTGATTATAAGGAGACTTTCTCACCGGTCTCTACTAAGGATGCTTTTCGTGTTGTTATGGCTTTAGTAGCTCATTTTGATTTGgagcttcatcaaatggatgtaaaaacAGCTTTTTTGAATGGAGATTTATTTGAAGAAGTGTATATGGTTCAACCTGATGGTTTTGCTAAAAAAGGTAAGGAGCATTTGGTTTGCAGGTTGAAGAAGTCTATTTATGGACTAAGACAAGCTTCTAGGCAAtggtatttgaaatttgatcagGTGGTCACTTCTTTTGGCTTCAAGGAAAATGCCTCAGATCAATGCATTTACTTGAAGAAAAATGGGAGCCATTTCATCATTCTTgttttatatgttgatgatattcttCTTGCTAGTAGTAGTGTTGAACTTTTGATTGAGACAAAATTGATACTAAATAGCCACTTTGATATGAAGGACCTTGGTGATGCTTCTGTTGTTCTGGGCATTCAGATCTCTCGTGACAGGTCACGTGGCATTCTTGGTTTGTCTCAAAGAGGATACATAGATAAAGTCCTCAAGAGGTTTAACATGCATTCTTGCTCCTCATGTGCAGCACCTGTTCAAAAGGGTGACAAACTCTCCAAATCTCAGTGTCCTCAAAATGATAATGACaaagttgaaatgaaaaaaatcccATATGCTTCCGCTGTTGGTAGTTTAATGTATGCTCAAGTTTGTACTCGTCCCGATATTGCTTTTGCTGTTAATGCTTTAGGGAGATACTTGAGTGATCCAGGTTTGGATCATTGGAAAGCTGTTAAAAAGGTCTTTAGATATTTGCAGGGAACTAAGGATCATATGTTGACCTTTAAGAAGTCTGATCAACTTCAAGTCATTGGTtattctgattctgattttgCTGGTTGTCCTGACGACCGAAAGTCTACTTCtggctttatttttatgatggcaggaggagccatttcttggaagAGTGTTAAACAAACTCTTACAGCTACTTCCACTATGGAGGCAAAGTATGTTGCTTGTTATGAAGCTACTTGTCAAGCTGTGtggcttaaaaatttgatttctggctttcaaattgttgaaagtatTTCTAGGCCACTTGTGATATATTGTGACAACACTGCTGCCGTCCATTTATCTCAAAACAATAGAAGTTCTACTCGCTCAAagcattttgatataaaatttctgTTTGTTAGAGAGAAAGTTTTGGATTATCAAACTCGGATTGAGCATACTGCTACAGAAAATATGTTAGCAGACCCACTAACTAAAGGCTTATCTGTTggagtttttcaaaatcatgtaactCATATAGGTGTGGTTAAGTCTTTTGATGTATTGGGTTAGTGGGAGTCTGAGATTTACACtctatattattatgattttcatgagatgtaaatttgtCAATGACGTCAGTTTCGTTACATCTTTTCTCTTTCTACATAGAGAATTTATGAACCATTTTgggatcacatatttattatgtttgttttttattctatatattatCCATTATTTAAGAAATCTAAGCATATGGTAAGTATCCCTATCGGATATTATCTTTgtgatttatgtttatatttcttaattggtatttgtacttatgttgcaattgatataattaatttatttattaatgttatccaagtgggagaatgttatattttatataataaaattatataaaattattattctctatataattattattattatggattagcattaataataaattaagttattcgttaatattaattattatatgggtaatatatatatatataattttgggtaTTCTGATAAACGATCTGTGATGGGGTTGGATTGTTTAATAAACGGTCTGTGATGGGCTTGAATAATCAGATACATTTTGAGAGGTCCCTGGTCTCTGCTGACGGGATATAAAACTGATACCCATTAGTCAGTTTTTATGTAACAACTTAAAATACTCTTACGTTTAGAAAATATTCATCAGAAAGAGAACAGTAACATCTCATATTGCGTGCTTCCATGGATCCTTCATTAGTTCCAGGTACACAATTTTAACTCATACttgaatatattgtattattgtatcttaTGCATATATTATTTCTATCATCCACCTCATTGCTTTCGAGCTTATCACAAAGATTGTTGAACTATGAAAGGAGTATGAACACTTTGGTCACCCTCACGCTCCTCAACTTGGACTTTACTGCCTCCTGCTCTTGCAAAAGCCTTTTTTGCctgaaaaattaacaaattactTCTAGTTAAGGAACAACCACCAAAGAATCAAATTTGATTATCTTTTTTTCTGTAACACTAGCTAACTAATTCATCaagattaagaaaactaatcaTTTTAATTAGTTACATTAATTAGTTGACAGtgttttcttaaagttttcctAATATTAATGAGATGTACAATTTTTTCAGGTCGATAGAGGGAATTTTattggggagatacaacaccaatgagatctaaGCCTAACCatataaggcattgacaccactctcaacccaaaaccttaagacaattggtttatgagtctttatttttatataatgctctactttctcatttctaaccaatgtgagacttaaactcacacttaaATTCCTAACAGAGTTTATGAATAATAATTGCTTGAATACATGACATCACAGAACTGAGTTGAAGATAACACAACTTACTTCTTCCTCCCAATTGGCGCGTAAGGTGGCCACAAGAAAACACACCACTTGCACAATAAGGGCTAATACGATCCCTAAAAATAGTCCCTGTACTCATGGAGAATCAACAAATAACATTTACTAGTTTAAGTTGTTAATACATTACACAATGCTATTATTCTGCAGAATCAAAAGTTAATGGTTAACTTTACCTGTCCTTTCATGTGTAATACAAAAGCTGAGACAACAGAAAAAGGAACACCCAAAATATAATAAGATCCTAGATTGATAAATGCACCAAGTTTCTGCCAACCACATCCTCTGGCAACACCTGTTCACAATTAGTGAAAAAGTTCACATTCTATAATTTGATTCTGCAGAAGTCTAGATCGGTTTAAATGAGATTGAGCTAATAATATGATGGTAAAGTAAGAGAAATAATGGCATTGGATGAGATTACTTTGTTTTCTTGAAACCAGTTTAATCCAATTCCTGAGTATCAATCAACAGGGAAAAAGGGAAAAGTGGAATTTATGAACCTCATTTACCTTGAAATCCTGTTagaattgaatctaagaatttaACACTTGCGAGAATTGGCATCATGGGAATCAGATGTGTGAGCACTTCATCCACATTGGTAAAAGCACGTCCCCAAACTTTCCTTAATGACATAAGGACAGAAAATTCTACGAGTCCCACCAAAAAGTTCAGGAACATGGTGACTTTAACCGCTAAATATGCAGCTTTTGGTTTACCAGCCCCTAATTCATTTGAGATCCTTGTACTGTTTAAAAGGTAACATGTAGTTAGACTTGTTATGgtcaataataagaaaaaaaaatgacatgtgGTTGCATCTTACATATGGTAATAGCATACACAGTGTTGAACATGATGTTTTGAAAACTAATGAACAGAATATAAACAATGCAATTCTTTAAGAAAGACTAACCTTCCAGCAACACTAACCCCAAATGGCACCATCCAAAGTATACCAGCTGTGTTAAGACTGTGATGAAAAAAAGTGGAGTTTCAAACgagaaa is a window of Vigna unguiculata cultivar IT97K-499-35 chromosome 4, ASM411807v1, whole genome shotgun sequence DNA encoding:
- the LOC114182013 gene encoding uncharacterized protein LOC114182013, yielding MDFSLREAEPSALTPESTIVQRASREKWEHSNRVCLMVMRYTMEKSIRQSIPDNDNAKDFMRSVGEKFKTFDKAQKGQYLSLLEKTKYDGVSGVREHMMKLVMESLPSQFDVLKTSYNTQKEEWTIDEMIAIISQEEASIKKTKSHSVQFTATNSSTKPVKKGFKGKSRPEKGNTGKAPAVLEPKKKYFKGNCAYCKKFGHKIADCYILKKKNADKEGVHKSEKTK